From Ictalurus punctatus breed USDA103 chromosome 2, Coco_2.0, whole genome shotgun sequence:
aacagTACAgtgccttcgttgccttattttgcgcttcataatgcaccacacattctcaatcggagacgggtcaggactgcaggcaggccatgctaacACCCACattctctgcttatgcaaccatgcgcttATAATCCagacagaatgtggtttggtgttgtcctgctctagatggcagcatatgttgctccaaaatgtgtacatatctttctgcattaatggtttttggacctgacgctgataacagcttggatggtcctttccCTCTTTGGCCTGGTTCTTTTGtcaaaaaaactatttgaaatgttttctcgtcggaccacaaaacatgattccgctgtgctactgtccatctcagatgagaccgagcccagagaagtcggtggcgcatctggacagtgttgatgtatggcttctgctttgcatagtaaagccttaacttgcatctgtggatgcagcggcgaatggtgttgattgacaaagtattcccgagcccatgtcaggatatccattacagactcaagATGGTTTTTAGtacagtgacatctgagggatcaTTCAGATGAGGTtattggccttgccctttacgcacagagatttaaccagattccttgaatcttttacttatattgtgcactgtagaaggtgaaatgccccaaatcatACCGCTTTGTCTTTGCAGAATGTTCtcagtgttggattatttgctgttgcaagcctcgacccatccttgctcttgaagtacTAGGCCATTTTTGGAGGCTTAaatatatactatgattagatgattatatatatatatatatatgtatgtatgtatgtatgtatgtatgtatgtgtgtgtatatatatatatatatatatatatatatatatatatatatatatatatatataaaatatttatttatttatttatttatatcgtTATTTATTATcaattctgagatgcttttctgtttaaCACAGTTGCAAAGAGATATGCTGTGAGCCACGATTCTGGAAAGGTTTCCTCTAGACttttttacacagaatgaaGGAGAGTAGTCTGAGGACTGTTTAATTAAATTCGAATAAGTTTGACTGAACATTTTGGGGAGTCTGCGATAAATAACAGGGTCTACAATCTCCTATGTGCAAAAGTATCAATCATAAATAAGCTTTTGAAAGGATTTTATGGACATGCCTTTGAATACCATTCCAGTGATTCTGGGCAGCAGTGGAATATTTCCTTCACTGATACGTAACCTGAAACATATAATCTACTCTCCAGGTAGCAGAGCTTAAGAAAGACGCCGGTGATGCTGTAGCGCCACCTGCTCATGAGGATGGAGAAGCATGTTGCTCCACTGTCAGTGAAGAGGAAAGGAAGGTGATGAATGAAGAAGCAGCCTCgtcctcttcttcctcatctATCCCTGAAGATCAGCTGGGCTTTACATCAGCTTCTCAGATCTATTCAGTAAGacatttctgtaatgttttgtcTTCTGGCTCTGTTTCTAAAGATAAGTTTGTTCCGAAGGCTTTTGAAACTGGAAAGATGTTCCTCTCTATGATAAAATGTAGTAATAGATGTAACAAAATTACAATAACATGCACACCAATGAAAAAtgactgaagcaaaaaaaaaaactttttttttattaatattattttttaaatttaccaGATATGACAACAAGGCATTAATTTCACAGTATCATTAGTATAGAGAATATATTAAAGATGAAGAGGGGAAGACTTGGAGAATGAGTGTATGATTTTAGAAAAACATGAAGGGgcgtgctgttctaggaaaataattcacGACAGCGTGCTGTGATCCGGCCCAATGCGAAGTGGATTacgtaagggataatccacggctaagtgtgcattacacgattttaatgcaccaatgtataagtttatattatatagtagtatttatgcattacgtTTTATAAAAGATAACAgtgatataaacagtaaactgaagaaagtcattgtcggtgactctgggtattaggctaaagctaacggcgtcgcattacgtgcgtatgacgtcatgcgccgtcaaCTAGGAAGCGacttatacttctggttagtaaaaaatgCTAGAGTTCcttttgagatgatattacctttctaaaatccacacactagatgatagagtacacagtgcatagtctAAGTGTATAGTACATAATTTGGGACACAAGTTTAGTATTTAAACTCCgaggcgtgttttcggaacagaagtgtAACTTAGTGAGTAAACGTACCCCGTACCGCACGCACACCGACTAATAaggataatgagtctttattgatcacatatacattaaagcatagtgaaattcttttcttcgcataccccagcatgttaggaatttggggtcagagcacagggtcagccatgatacagcactcctggagcagagaaggttaagggccttgctcagggcccaacagtggcagcttgtcagTGCCAGGGcccgaacccccgaccttccgataatccagagccttaaccgctaagccaccactgcccctaatcgatcatgagattcattgacaacgattttcataattgattattatcggttttatcgattagttgttgcagatCAAACTACTGATTGATTTGTTTTGGATGAGAGctacttcttctttttgttgtgAAAGTACATAGTGCACCTAACTCTATACAATTAAACAAGATACAGTATTGTGTGCAAATATTGGAATTGGTCATTGCAGAATGCAGAATCAGTTGATGGAGGGATCCACTACGagctgcttttttgttttctttcccttctcaCAGCTGAAGCGAAAGCGTGTGGGTGCGGGATTCCGCAGCCCTTCCACCCTCTTCCAGACCGCATCAGAGTTTCTGCAGACTTCCAAGAATGAGACCCTAACAGCAGTGCCCGTGTCTCAAGAACCTCCTCATAATGAAGAGGAGCAGGATGAAAAGCCTGAGACGAAGAGAAGCAAAACATCTCCATCTGTCTTGTCATCTTCTAGTAGCCCCAGCAAGAGATCAGGCAAATCCCTGAGCAAGAAACAGCAAAAGTTAGCAGAAGCAGCCAAGAACTCACACTGTATCTCTCAGTACTTTGGGAAAAAGATGATGGACGATACCCCCAAAAATGGAGAGGCCACAGTTTTAGAATCGGAGGAAACTGGTGTCTTTGAGGAAACTCCAGAAAACTGCAATGTTGTCTTGAATACGAATAACACAGAGACTCGATATGAATTTTCCACGGATATGGAAAACTCTGAGAAGAATACAAGGCCTGTGGAGAACCAGAATATGGATGTTATTCCCATGGAAATGACCGCTCCTCAGGTAGAAATTCGCATGACTGAAGAGGCCAAACAGGGCTTTGAGGAGAGAGAAATGCTAGAGGCTGAAGGGTACGATCATGTTACATCCCTCATTCTTTTCTCAGgtgttttcctctttctttgCAATATTTGTGATCACATAGGAGCTGTCTGGAATGTTCTCAGTATGTTCTTTTACTCTGCTCCACACTGTCACCATAGGATGAAGTCACAGTCTGATGTGAAGGTACAACCAGAAAAGGTAAAATAGCACTTCAGCATTAGACCATAGTAAAAGACAACCTAAGATCAAAACTGcactttctgcttttttttttttaaccttctcTTTTTACTTTGTGTCCTGGGTCAAAATCTTTTGGTTGGCGGGGTTTCATAAAGATACATAAAACCTGCATAAGCCCTTTATGACAACTGTCATAACCATATATAAACAGTTATGAAGCCTTATTCCAACAGGCGCCAGCTGTCATAAAGATTGCTTTTGTCAGTTTTGATGGAAAGTTAAGGCTTACATCAAAGGAGTGACTGCTGGCATGAGGTTGTGTTATGAGTTATGTTATAACCCAGATAAAGAAAATATACACGTCACTATGTCATGTCATGCATTGTTTTAGGTTTTCATAAAAATCTTACAGTCAGATTGAACTCACTTTGCTGAAGGTGTGCCGAATATAAGACATTGTGTTGCCATGGCATTGCCATAGGTCTTCCTGAAAATCTAATAAGCACAAATATTAACTTGACATCAACAAAAGGTGTCTTTATGACCGCTGACAACTGTTGTAAGATGTGCTTATAAATGCTTATGTAGATTTATGGCACGTGTAATGAAGGGCTGATGTAGGTGTTGTGGAGCCCTTAACCcttaaaatattaaagaaaatgtgtttgtttccATTTTACAATGTTTTGAACACGAGTTGGttttccttgtgttttatttctgcagatttgcacgtaaactgaacaaaatgttaataaattataaaattcCTGTATAATTGTCTTCTATTATAGCCCTGTGAGGACGGAGAGTCTCCCTCTCATGCCAACACCGGATGGAGCCGTCCACCTGACAGCAAGCGCAgggtgacctttgaccctgtggtgcaagagagaaagatggaggcAAACAGTGATGTCAATCACGTGTCACTCCAGCCTGTGACTCTGAAAGAAGCAGCTGATATTGTTGTGAGAATCTTGGATCCTTTCTACAAAAAGGGCAAATTTGCTACAAAGGTAAGTGTCGGTGTCTCTTTATGTACAGTTCTATTTTTATAGGCAAAAAAAGAACACCAAATAAAAGGCTCAGGATTATTCATTTTGTCTGTAGGACCTGTTCAAGTCATTTGCACGTTTCCTCTCCCATCTACTTGTAGAAGGAAAAGCTAAGGATCGAGTCAAAGGTGAGCTGCACAGTTAAAGTGCACCTactatggtttttcaaatattatctttcatgtagtgttatagagctgtttgtgaatgtaaaaagtctgcaaagtttccaAAATCAAAGCCCCGACAAACGACTCCCAAATGAAGGAACTGATTCtaaacagctgaaacgagtcgttagtaattccagacttacttcctgtacaaacctacgtaggtttgtaacaaaagccccgcctctgatCTTCATCACATGCTCGCTTacagacagagctgaaactcgttatggtagtgagcgtttccttttcgacacatgCTGACatcggtagaccaatcacaacacactgggacatctgaccagtcagagcagagtatgctctctgaaaggaggattttagaatgaatcctttagaacggatcattgaacgagtcatttgtgacactgtgGGAAAcaaaggtaacgctgcagtttaaattatgagcacgttaaaatgttttttgaccttggatgcatgtaaatctatcaAGTTACATcaatgagacctttaaaacaaaattaggcacgtttcaaaactaTAATGGGGCACTTTAAGCACCCTGAAAATGTGCATGGAAGATGATACATGAACACACAGCCCTGCTGAACAGTAAGGAATTAAGAGAGGAACGCAAAGATCACAGTTTCAGCAATGCACAGTGTTTAGTTGATTTTTGGTGTTTAAAACCAACCAGTAGGCagcaagctgtttggaagggttgtCAATAAGCAGCCCTTCCTGAGAGCAACCCACAAAACACACTCAACTTCAGTGTGTCCTTAGAACTTCAATTTGACTTTTGAATTGTATAGTGTTTTTCACAAGagatattgtcacaaagcagctttacagaaatccggatgtaaATTAAGATCACTAataagcaagccagaggtgacagtggcaaggaaaacctCATCAAGACAACATGAGGAGGAAACCtcaagaggaaccagactcgaaagGGAACCGTGAGCCACCCGATTATAAACGATTACAGTGTACCGTTGTGTAAGAATAAGTGTGTTGGAAGTATGTTCAGTATGAACATATTGTGAaaaagagtcctgggatgagcacaggatagtctttatgattacagcagcagtgagATGATTATTTTTGTGCCATGTTGtagtcagatgagaccaaaatccAGCTTTTGAGTCTTGCACACCATCTCTGGATGTTTGGTGGAAAAGATGGACTGCATACAACGTAAAGCCCTAAACCATAAAATATGAAAAGTACAATAAGGTGTTGGATCATGTCATACTTGTacctgtaattttattttatttttatttatttttaaaaaagcatgttttatgctgtttagaaacatttttaatatttgaaaaaaaattaaccctTTCTAGCATTTCATCAGCCAGCACAATGGAAATCAACTTATTAGACATTTTCAAtcggtataaacaaatgaatcacTTTATCGCGACAAATCTGTTATAATATTAGTctggacactgttgggtttctgtgtgtagagtatcgtgccTCTGTGTTTAGAGGCTAGTGAGCAGGGTGATGGGGAAAGGGGAGGAGTGCGAGCCCACTGCTGGgtaaacaattcacacctctccacaataacactggtacagagataaaacgaAGAGCATGACTAAACTGCCACTATACAGTTATaacattgaaaataaataaattgtgactGCATATTTCataaagccctgagtgtctagTTTTATATGAGCCAGTAATCGCTACTATggagtgacatcacaaataaattcaatgctgaacaggGGCACCACCAAAACAAGCAGAAATTCCAGGTAAATAAGAGTTCAAGAGTTCAGTAAAGTTCATAAGTTACACGTCTAAttcaatatatttatttttgctcattttaagtaAGTCTGCCGATCATTTCCCTCAGTTGGCGTTTCAGTGTCGTCTGTCTCTGATGAAACGTCCCAAAGCTGAACTGTAACAATTACGACTCTGTGATTAAGGCAACATCAAGAATATATTTTGACTTCatccttttttgtttaaagatgtgTGTGGTGATGTTTCTTGCTTGTCTGTATCCTCAGTGAAAATGGAGGCAAAGAGCTTAATCAGGCGTTTCTTCAGCAGCATCCAGCGCTGCGAAAACGAGACAGACTGGAAACATCTGCAAGACGCAGCCAATCCCAATGCAGCAAACAGAACTGCAGCACAGGAGGACAGATAGAGCGTCCTGCTTTAATATTTCCTTATTCCTCAGATGCTTCAGGGCAAAGCTACTCCTCTCTCAGGGACTGCAGATCAGAGGCTGCTGCTTATATGAAGGCAACATATTTCAGCAACTAGCTCTCCTTTGCTCTTACTAGTGCACTTTAATGACAATTGctgagaattattattattattattatttttcttttttttttcttttttccctccagTGCCAACAGGCTACCAGTTCATTACTGTGATGTAGCATTAGCTCCTTGTTACTACTTTAGATGCTGCTATGTATGAGGGAATGTATGAACAACATTCAGACATTTTACAGAGGGTAAAAtaccaacaaaataaaaactgttctGTTTTAGGCAACTCCTAatttattatttgcttttctTTGCTTTAGGCAAAATGGATATTGGTTATGTTTCTATGGTCACCATCATAAAGGATACAAACATGATATCTGATTTACCttgcaaaatgaaaataaataatatgcattCTTAAAAGAATGTGTAAAGAACACGATCTTCTGAAATGAGTCTTAAAAGGGCCTGTATTTACTCAACGTTCCTATGATCTACAATGCCCTTTCAGTATTACATGGTGTGTAAATTCACATTCAGcacccactttattaggaacagctgCACATCTATGCAATTAGCCAATCAGCCAATTAAGTGGCAGCAGCATCAGttaaatgttcacatcaaccatcagaatggggatgaaatgtgatctcagtggaTGTTGTTGGTGTCATactgggatttatttatttatttatttacacacaattAGAGTTTACACATATTGGTGTGTAAAACTAAGAACCTCCTCTGACTGGTGATCATGCTGGGATGATGGGAGAGGTCAggggagaatgaccagactttCGTGCTAACGGGAAGGCGGaaataactcaaataacaactctttacaaccgtggtgagcagaaatgcatctcAGAACATGCTGAACCTTTAGGTGGAGAGGCCAAAAACAggtacagtgggcacaggctcacccaaactcgGCAGTTGAATATTGATCTTTTTCCAGTGTTCAGCTGCCCAGATTGGGTAAACCTGTGCCTACAGTAGCCTACATGTTTTTAAGCATActgttgctgccacatgattgaataGTTGCATGAATGTTTAGGTGTACAGGTTAATCTGAGGCTaatcatttatcttcagttacCCTTTTTCCTGATCAGAGTatataccctggatgggatgttgggctatcgcagggcacaacacGCACTCCTTTACATCTAGAATGTTTTCATGGGGTAGGGAAAATACATGGAGAATACTAGAgttcctggaggaaaccctcagaCTGTACCAAAGTTATGAGCCACTGTAAGTTCAATCAGCAAGACAGAAAGGGACTTGAGCATAAGTAAGTTTATTCAGACTTCTTATTCACAGAAAGTGCATTTTTATGGCTGGAATACTATGTCACAAATCACAGATACATAATCATTTGTCAAGTACATGAAAGTATGCAGATTGCTTTCTAATAAGGTGCAGGTAGTACTACAGCAAGTAcaacagaagcagcagcagcaataaCAGACTGTTTACTGAGTGGTCTGAGCTATATAGAGCTTAATAGAACTAACTAAGGATTTCTGTCATTCACTAGGTGATGACTTGTTACCCATTCACTGAATATTGTGGGGGTGGGTCAGGTTTGGATGGAGGACCCTCAGCCCCAAAGGCACAGGCAGTTCCCCCTGTCCCCAGGGGATCTGATCACCAGGTCACTAACAATCTCCACCGTGCCGAAGAGGGGAAAGAGCTTCTCGTCGAAGCGCTCGTTGTACGTGTAGATGTGTGAGTGGCGCTCGGCGTCATAGAAGGACAGCTGGCCATGCTCGTAATCCAGGTAGACGCCCACCTTGCGTGGAATGAGAGACTCCGGGAGCGCTGTGAAGGGCACAGTGAGCGCCTTCAGCTCGACACCTCGCTCCAGCCGCAGGGTCAGGTAACCCGTGTTGGTGTTGAGCGACTTGAAGCCCTTACGTAGTGCAGACTCTTTAGCTATGCCCAGCCTCCAGTCCATTTCTCCCACATCAACTTCCCAGTAACGCCGACCCAAGCCGAAGCCCTCTGTGCCCACAGCGCACCACCAGCCATCAAAGCGCTGGTGGTAATTAGGAACATCTTGGCGGTCAAAGCCGCAGCGCATCCGCTTCTCGTCAGCTGAAATCAGCAGGTCTGGGTTCGCTGTGTCCAGGTCGAGGGTCACCTCCACTGTGGTAGAAGCGACATACTCGTATAAGTCGCTCAAATTTGTCATACAAATCCGTATATACACATTATGAAGAGGTCGAAAACTAACCCGCAGCATTGCAGATCCAGTCCCATACTGAtaagtgagggggaaaaaaaaagttatgcatCGTCTCATAGCTAAATCCACCACATTGTTAGACGtaaaaatggtgaaaaaaataaacagtactgttTGACTTACCAATCTGAGGAATGTAAGGAGTTGCACCTGAAAGTGAACAGATAAATAGACCAAAAGGAGTGACAATATACACAAACTGTAAAGGCAAccacacataataataataataataataataataatatttgcaGATAGCACATTAATACATCTGATATGTTTGCTATTTGGATGGGTTTAGTTTCCAACTGAAAATGACTTCAGATGATTCAggatgcagcagcacgcctcgtcttcaaccagtccaaaaggacccacgtcacacccctcttcaatctccctccactggctttctGTATCCGCCCGgtcttgatgctcacgtacaagaccttgtctggaacagcgcacTCCTACTTCAACACTCTCCTggaggcttacgttccctcacgtaatctgcgatcggttaacgactgacgcttagtagtacctactcagcgtggttcaagatccctttccagaaccttcacactaactgtccctcagtggtggaatgaccTTCCAACCTCAAactggaccgcagaatctctcaccatcttgaaaaaaacagctaaagacccacctcttccgtgaacacttaactaacatCTAAAACGCTAACccccacattattattattattattatttttaataaataaataacttactctggctcttacagctctactctgtgcactttgcttctctagaactcaattataaatcttgtatggtagcacttcttgtattgttctctgcttgatatatcgctttgcttgtatttcctcatttgtaagtcactttggataaaagcgtctgctaaatgaataaatgtaatgtaattaaacAAAGCTCAAAATGATGGCTGAGGGGTGTGTACAGCTAAAAATGTACTCATAAAACTCAAAAAACAAATCTTTGCCAAATGTGTGTCGAAATGACAAAAATTACCCACGTAAGGAGAACACAGAACTGACACTCAATAAATGAAATTCCTAGCGAATTATATCAATGACTAGTTTTAAAAATTTTGTGCATTGCATTCAGAGTttcagttttctttttgtttctcaaGCCACATATACAGAACACGTCACATTGCTGCTGCATTCCTGCGCTGTGCTTTGGCTCAGTTTGTCTcccacaaacaaaaatacattgaATGTTTAGGGAAATTGCACCAGGGTTTGCCTGAAATGGAATAAACGCTGCGGTCCTGCTTCACAAAATGGACACTTCAAGAATAAATACTAAGAATATCTTACCGATTTTCTGACTCTTCTGCTTCCAGATGAGCCACTGCTGTGGAATAGTCTCCTGAAATGTAAACACTTCAATCACAAACCACTTTCGAATGTCTTTAACCTTTTTGAGCTCTTGAGATCTCTAAATGTATTCTATTCTTCTGCTGCAAGTTCCCCACCTTGTCCAGCTCCTTTGTCAGCAGAGTCCAGAAGATCAGCTCCACGGCAGACTGCAGAGTTGGAACACGGCCTCGCCGCCACTGCTTCTCCAGATCCTCCAGCACCATCACCACCTGCTCACCAGGCCACACACTCTGCTGCAGAGAGCAAAacaagtgggggaaaaaaaaggtgtgtcTACTGATCTACAGCTACTACACCAGAACGATGCAGCGTGAAGACGTTTCAAGGCACTGCAAGGTTCTCGGGCAGGTCTAGGAAGTCGGGAAAAGGGTGGAATTTAAAAGCTTGGCTGGATAGTACGGGGATTCTTCGAAGTGAATGATATGCAAAAAAACAGAGTGACATTATGATCTTTAGATACATAACTATGGCactggtgcttttttttttttttttttgagaacgaCAAATATATGTAATTTAACACCGAAGGGGAAATTAAATGTTAActtatttatcttcagtaacttcATTAACAAGGTGTATCCCAGAGCCAACCAGGAAACACTGGACGGGAGGTGGGACTACATCCTGGATGTGCAGGGCACCATGTACACACCCGTTTGTAGCATCGGGTAAGTTAACACAGTGAGGCCGCCTAATTAGGAATATTTTTATAAACTGAAAGAAACTCACGGTGACCTGAACAGCTGCACATTACAAAATCTGGAAAgtttaaaaagggggggggggggggggggggggattaaaaTCCTGCTCTAGAAAACTATTTCAGGAAGAGTGATGCAGTGGGAAGTTCTGTCTTTCAATTTAACCCTGCTGTTTATTTGGGTTTACCTCCGGCTGGGCCCTCAGGTCCTTGATCCAGTTCATGATGAGCCTTTTCGAGCTCTCTATATCCTGCTCGTTGCTCAGAGCCAACTCCTTCCAGTCATTCTTCTCCGGCCAGCCATCAGTCTGCAGTGGCCTTTTCTGCCAGAACACATTGCTAATAGTTCATCTGTCTGTATTGGCATGACatctaataatatataataaagtcTAAGTCCTCAGGCAATaactattttaattaattagttacCAATGCTTAATACAAACTACTCAAATTATTTGTATAAATTATTagtcaatatttatttcccattttcataaaagcagtagtaataataatatatctgTTGCCAAGTTAAGTCACAGTCAGTTATAACTTGACATTAACACTGTTAGGAGTACTAAAGTGTTTGAATAAATACAccacaaccaaacaaaaaaattaagcaaatgCCTCCAGAATTAATCGCACCCTTcataaaat
This genomic window contains:
- the si:ch211-120g10.1 gene encoding E3 ubiquitin-protein ligase TRIM69, with amino-acid sequence MIHCLQFLVEPAKNFTVKFKESRKKAKDEKREPLDENQEFIMNLAKDLSRVCQMSEVLEHITSCEDVWPTLTCRAFILEWASLLESKKRPLQTDGWPEKNDWKELALSNEQDIESSKRLIMNWIKDLRAQPEQSVWPGEQVVMVLEDLEKQWRRGRVPTLQSAVELIFWTLLTKELDKETIPQQWLIWKQKSQKIGATPYIPQIVWDWICNAAVEVTLDLDTANPDLLISADEKRMRCGFDRQDVPNYHQRFDGWWCAVGTEGFGLGRRYWEVDVGEMDWRLGIAKESALRKGFKSLNTNTGYLTLRLERGVELKALTVPFTALPESLIPRKVGVYLDYEHGQLSFYDAERHSHIYTYNERFDEKLFPLFGTVEIVSDLVIRSPGDRGNCLCLWG